The following proteins are co-located in the Shouchella hunanensis genome:
- a CDS encoding LLM class flavin-dependent oxidoreductase, with protein sequence MRLSILDQAPIPQGSTSTDALQFTKALATLGDELGYHRLWMAEHHNGTSFSSSAPEITIAHLAAQTKRIRLGTGGVMMMHYSPLKMAEVFKTLSALAPNRIDFGVGRAPGGDHYSIHALAQGKAYQPDDQYDKLATTLQLINDQKTNDPLYNQVIASPHEVALPEAWLLGSSGNSARQAGKQGVGYSFAQFFNGEMSKEIFDTYRHYFEPSYFMPDPIISVSYAVTVAETKDEAEFLALPIDLARLFLMRGRLPQTLSPEDAQQYPLTEMDRAILAKNRSLHLVGTPKEVSNQLLEEKETFGFDEVMINSNQYSFESRLNVYRLMAKELLNKPATK encoded by the coding sequence ATGAGACTAAGCATTCTTGATCAAGCACCCATACCGCAAGGGTCAACCTCTACTGATGCACTGCAATTTACGAAAGCACTTGCAACCTTAGGGGACGAATTAGGCTACCATCGACTTTGGATGGCTGAACACCATAATGGCACGTCTTTTTCGAGCTCTGCTCCAGAAATTACAATCGCACACTTAGCTGCTCAAACGAAGCGAATCCGCCTAGGAACAGGCGGTGTCATGATGATGCATTATTCGCCCTTAAAAATGGCAGAAGTCTTTAAAACATTAAGTGCTCTCGCGCCAAACCGTATCGATTTTGGTGTTGGTCGAGCTCCCGGTGGGGATCATTATTCCATTCACGCCCTTGCTCAAGGAAAAGCATACCAACCAGATGATCAGTACGATAAATTAGCGACAACGTTACAGCTGATCAATGATCAAAAAACCAATGATCCTCTTTATAATCAAGTCATTGCTTCCCCACACGAAGTAGCGTTACCAGAAGCATGGCTATTGGGATCTAGCGGAAATAGCGCTAGACAGGCAGGAAAGCAAGGGGTGGGGTACTCATTTGCACAATTTTTTAACGGAGAAATGTCTAAAGAGATCTTTGATACGTACCGCCATTATTTCGAGCCATCGTATTTCATGCCTGATCCAATCATTAGCGTGTCGTATGCAGTTACAGTTGCAGAAACAAAAGATGAGGCAGAGTTTCTTGCTCTACCAATTGATTTGGCCCGATTATTTCTTATGCGTGGAAGACTACCACAAACGCTTAGTCCTGAAGATGCTCAACAGTATCCTTTAACAGAAATGGATCGAGCCATTCTTGCTAAAAATCGCTCATTACACCTTGTCGGAACACCTAAAGAGGTAAGCAACCAGTTGTTGGAGGAAAAAGAGACGTTCGGCTTTGACGAAGTTATGATTAATAGCAATCAATATTCTTTTGAATCCAGACTCAATGTTTATCGTTTGATGGCGAAAGAACTGCTAAATAAACCAGCTACCAAATAA
- a CDS encoding YxlC family protein, with protein sequence MKEFDDKVKDGWAQLDRSQLHSPTKEDMIALIQETKRKQRREAILFFVITLILVNIVVFSIARLPAIYVTMNVILVGLLPVLFVWGLVKRWRDRYEL encoded by the coding sequence ATGAAGGAATTCGACGATAAAGTGAAAGATGGATGGGCTCAACTGGATAGGAGTCAACTACATTCACCAACCAAAGAAGATATGATTGCGCTTATTCAGGAAACAAAACGAAAACAGCGACGTGAAGCCATTCTCTTCTTTGTCATAACGCTCATTCTTGTTAACATCGTTGTTTTTTCGATTGCAAGGTTACCAGCTATTTATGTAACGATGAACGTTATCTTAGTGGGATTACTTCCTGTACTTTTTGTATGGGGACTGGTGAAACGTTGGAGGGATCGTTATGAATTATGA
- a CDS encoding ABC transporter ATP-binding protein — translation MNINVIELSKGSRICHVNAHIETNNITALIGENGAGKTTLLQLIASLLKPTSGRIEFEGVTKKDIRSYIGFLPQFPSFHDWMTGLEYLTHVGQLVGMKKQHAVRKATDLLTLVRLEDGKEKRIESYSGGMKQRLGIAQSLVNDPKVLLLDEPVSALDPKARTEVMELLLTLKKERTIIYSTHVLHDAEQISDAYMLMHKGQLVETGSLHSKGEEYVLEIETAECERLEAELKAVYPTWCITRRVNYVEIRITPNQTRYDLMLLSILEKGSYSFDGIKKRKKTLEDIFRKAVTI, via the coding sequence ATGAATATTAACGTAATTGAGCTTAGTAAAGGATCTCGAATTTGTCATGTGAACGCTCACATTGAGACAAATAACATTACGGCACTAATCGGTGAGAATGGAGCAGGAAAGACAACCCTGTTGCAGTTAATTGCTTCTTTATTAAAGCCGACATCTGGCAGAATTGAATTTGAAGGCGTGACGAAAAAAGATATCCGTTCGTACATTGGTTTTTTGCCTCAATTCCCATCTTTCCACGATTGGATGACTGGATTAGAGTATCTCACGCATGTCGGTCAATTAGTTGGCATGAAAAAACAGCATGCGGTCCGTAAAGCTACTGATCTTTTAACCCTTGTCCGCCTTGAGGATGGAAAGGAGAAGCGCATAGAATCATACTCTGGAGGAATGAAACAACGACTTGGCATTGCTCAGAGCTTAGTGAACGACCCGAAAGTGCTGTTACTAGATGAACCTGTATCAGCATTAGACCCTAAAGCTAGAACAGAAGTAATGGAACTTCTACTAACACTAAAAAAAGAGCGAACGATCATCTATTCAACTCATGTTCTTCATGATGCAGAGCAGATTAGTGATGCCTATATGCTTATGCACAAAGGCCAATTAGTCGAAACCGGTTCTCTTCATTCAAAAGGGGAAGAGTATGTGCTAGAAATTGAGACCGCAGAGTGTGAAAGGCTAGAAGCTGAACTTAAAGCTGTTTACCCAACATGGTGTATCACTAGAAGGGTAAATTATGTTGAGATAAGGATCACACCAAATCAGACGCGATACGATTTAATGCTATTATCAATTCTTGAAAAGGGTAGCTATTCATTTGATGGAATTAAAAAACGTAAAAAGACCCTCGAGGATATTTTTCGGAAAGCGGTGACGATATGA
- a CDS encoding ABC transporter permease has protein sequence MNQLTALIRKEALENWRNYKCLWLPTLFVILGMMQPLTLYYMEDMLVLLGGLPEGANFAMPTLTAEEVVVNTLNQFSQIGMFAIVLSFMSTYTNERKTGEALLILVKPVTHWSYWLSKWVVALALVIGSFIAGLLAALYYISLLYGSISFSSIVFTVLIYGLWLMFIVTVTLFIGTIVKSSAVVSLLSILLMMLVMLFPVLFGEGALWTPAGLLVLVEAFLLNDPISFKPVWITMSLIILLLLGGMKYLTKKEWSI, from the coding sequence ATGAATCAGCTTACCGCGCTAATAAGAAAAGAAGCGCTTGAAAACTGGCGCAACTATAAATGTTTATGGTTGCCGACTTTGTTTGTCATCTTAGGGATGATGCAACCATTAACGCTTTATTACATGGAAGATATGCTCGTTTTACTTGGTGGTTTGCCAGAAGGGGCGAATTTTGCAATGCCAACACTAACTGCGGAGGAAGTAGTTGTTAATACTTTGAACCAATTTTCACAAATTGGTATGTTTGCAATCGTCTTGTCTTTTATGTCGACTTATACGAATGAACGAAAAACAGGAGAAGCCTTGCTCATACTTGTGAAACCAGTGACACATTGGTCCTATTGGCTTTCAAAATGGGTTGTAGCTCTTGCTTTAGTAATAGGAAGTTTTATAGCGGGTTTATTAGCAGCACTTTACTATATTTCCCTATTGTATGGATCGATATCGTTTTCATCAATCGTGTTTACGGTACTCATCTATGGATTATGGTTAATGTTTATCGTGACTGTAACCCTTTTCATTGGAACAATCGTTAAAAGCTCAGCAGTAGTAAGTCTCCTTAGTATTTTACTAATGATGCTTGTGATGCTTTTTCCAGTTTTATTTGGAGAGGGCGCCTTGTGGACGCCTGCAGGACTTCTTGTTTTGGTAGAAGCCTTTCTTTTGAACGATCCTATAAGCTTCAAGCCCGTTTGGATCACAATGAGCCTTATCATTTTACTACTATTAGGAGGAATGAAATACTTAACAAAGAAAGAGTGGAGTATCTAA
- the serS gene encoding serine--tRNA ligase yields MLDIQFIRDHADRIKQTAVQKKLNVPVDELIEVDQKRRELIQKIEGYRTERNQQTKAIGELAREKKKEEMDAKKEEVRLLNQSIKELETEYQEVETSYLHIMNLIPNVVSEDTPVGNSDEDNVELEKVGEIPQFSFTPKDHMELGQAHEMFDVERGVKIAGTRNYVLKNQGLFLHRAVQQLAVDLLHERGFSIMDVPLMANEEVLYSTGFFPDGKEQTYHLEKDNKYLVGTAEVPLVGFYGNEIVDVEEPIRLGAVSNCFRREAGSAGRDVRGLYRVHQFAKVEQVVLCKNDPELADRLLSEITEIAKEILNLLELPYRVVAVCTGDMSQKNHKQYDIETWMPSRESYSETHSSSNVTDFQARRSNIRYRDENGKLQYCYTLNNTAVATPRILIPLLENHQQEDGSIAIPKALQKYMYGKTTIQL; encoded by the coding sequence ATGTTAGATATTCAATTTATAAGGGATCATGCCGACAGAATTAAACAAACGGCAGTTCAAAAGAAGTTAAACGTCCCAGTAGATGAACTCATTGAAGTCGATCAAAAGCGACGCGAACTTATTCAGAAGATTGAAGGCTACCGAACAGAGCGCAATCAACAAACAAAAGCGATCGGTGAATTAGCAAGAGAAAAGAAAAAAGAGGAAATGGACGCAAAGAAAGAAGAAGTCCGTCTTCTGAACCAATCAATTAAAGAGTTAGAGACCGAATACCAAGAGGTTGAAACGTCTTATTTACACATAATGAATTTAATTCCGAACGTTGTCTCTGAAGATACACCTGTTGGTAACTCTGACGAAGATAATGTTGAATTAGAAAAAGTCGGGGAGATCCCACAATTTTCATTTACACCTAAAGATCACATGGAACTAGGACAGGCTCACGAAATGTTTGATGTGGAGCGAGGCGTGAAAATCGCTGGAACGCGTAATTATGTGCTAAAGAACCAAGGACTATTTTTACATAGAGCGGTTCAGCAGTTGGCTGTCGATTTATTACATGAGCGTGGTTTCTCCATTATGGACGTACCGTTAATGGCAAACGAAGAAGTATTATATAGTACAGGCTTTTTTCCAGATGGTAAAGAGCAGACGTATCATCTAGAGAAAGACAATAAGTATCTAGTAGGTACTGCGGAAGTACCCCTTGTTGGTTTTTATGGAAATGAGATTGTCGATGTTGAGGAACCAATTCGCTTAGGTGCAGTATCAAACTGTTTCCGAAGAGAAGCTGGATCTGCTGGAAGAGATGTTCGGGGTTTATACCGTGTCCATCAGTTTGCGAAGGTTGAGCAAGTTGTTCTTTGCAAGAATGATCCAGAACTAGCCGATCGTCTCTTATCAGAAATTACCGAGATTGCAAAAGAAATATTAAACTTATTGGAACTTCCGTACCGAGTGGTGGCTGTTTGTACAGGCGATATGTCTCAAAAAAATCATAAACAATATGATATTGAAACGTGGATGCCGAGTCGTGAAAGTTATAGTGAAACCCACTCTTCTTCAAACGTAACAGATTTCCAAGCGAGACGGTCAAACATTCGTTATCGTGACGAAAATGGAAAACTTCAATACTGCTATACGTTAAATAATACGGCAGTCGCAACACCTAGAATTTTGATTCCGTTATTAGAAAATCATCAACAAGAAGATGGCTCAATTGCCATTCCTAAGGCTTTGCAGAAATATATGTACGGGAAAACTACGATTCAGCTCTAA
- a CDS encoding PAS domain-containing sensor histidine kinase has product MNVKRKIIVSFIGFSLIWVIGTDYLLLSWEPELYSFYQKLKGIFFIIATSVFIYFLLNKSEKINTLTEEKEKVETLINSIPDFISFKDGDGRWIQSNTFALKLFRLDQHHYIGKTNSQLAEEQPFFKKEFSLANETDEQTWALQKTTRSETVITLENGEQKIFDTTKTPLFTESGERKALIVVGRDVTERIQAKQRLAESELRYKALFDYSPELVYMIDLQGNITDLNQHFIHVTGYDREESIGEPFISFIDERDHVRLKLTFYQVITSREVVQCNEIRIKHRTGKKVIVNCASLPIMINGELVGITGYAHNMTPMIEAEEKLRTTEKLAVVGELAAGIAHEIRNPLTSLRGFVQLFQTESKEENPIHRIMLEELERINMIASELLVLSRPHDVIFSKTNVTNVLSDVIHLLSAEAKANGSSLSFKKPYPLYLYGDKNQLKQLFINVIKNAIEASASAIIVTMQARDGSLTVKIKDDGYGMSEERIERLGEPFFSQKEKGTGLGLTVSHKIVEQHEGTIFYDSTVGEGTTVHLAFPLLKEVP; this is encoded by the coding sequence ATGAACGTAAAACGAAAAATCATTGTTTCTTTTATTGGGTTTAGTCTTATTTGGGTGATAGGAACCGATTATTTATTACTAAGTTGGGAGCCTGAACTATATTCCTTTTACCAAAAATTAAAAGGGATTTTCTTTATTATCGCAACCAGCGTTTTTATTTATTTCTTGTTAAACAAATCAGAGAAGATTAACACGTTAACAGAAGAAAAAGAGAAGGTCGAAACACTTATTAATTCTATTCCTGACTTCATCAGCTTTAAAGATGGGGATGGTCGTTGGATTCAATCTAATACATTTGCCTTAAAACTTTTCCGTTTAGATCAACATCATTACATCGGAAAAACAAATAGCCAGCTTGCTGAAGAACAACCTTTTTTTAAAAAGGAATTTTCACTAGCAAATGAGACAGATGAACAAACGTGGGCACTCCAAAAAACAACGAGGAGTGAAACAGTTATAACGCTAGAGAATGGGGAACAGAAAATATTTGATACGACGAAGACGCCTCTTTTTACAGAGAGCGGTGAGCGTAAAGCCTTAATTGTTGTAGGTCGAGATGTGACAGAGCGAATACAAGCAAAACAACGATTAGCAGAGAGCGAGCTTCGATATAAAGCATTGTTTGATTACAGCCCTGAGCTTGTTTATATGATTGATCTTCAAGGAAATATTACCGATCTTAATCAACATTTCATCCACGTCACCGGCTATGATAGAGAAGAAAGTATTGGAGAACCATTCATTTCATTTATTGATGAACGAGATCATGTTCGCTTAAAACTAACATTTTATCAAGTGATAACAAGTCGAGAAGTTGTTCAATGTAATGAGATTCGGATCAAGCATCGAACTGGAAAGAAGGTCATCGTCAATTGTGCATCGCTACCTATCATGATAAATGGAGAACTTGTCGGCATTACAGGTTACGCACACAATATGACACCGATGATCGAAGCAGAGGAAAAACTTCGTACGACCGAAAAGTTAGCCGTAGTTGGCGAATTAGCAGCAGGAATTGCTCATGAAATACGCAATCCATTGACATCACTTCGAGGATTTGTTCAACTGTTTCAAACAGAGAGCAAGGAAGAGAACCCTATTCATCGTATTATGTTAGAGGAACTGGAACGCATTAATATGATTGCAAGTGAATTACTCGTCCTGTCACGCCCTCACGATGTCATTTTTTCGAAAACAAATGTAACAAACGTTCTATCAGATGTCATCCATCTATTATCTGCTGAAGCGAAAGCAAATGGCAGTAGCTTATCATTTAAAAAGCCGTACCCTCTTTATCTATATGGGGATAAAAATCAACTTAAGCAATTGTTTATTAATGTTATTAAAAATGCGATAGAAGCGAGTGCCAGTGCTATTATCGTGACAATGCAAGCCCGAGATGGATCGCTTACCGTCAAGATTAAGGATGACGGTTACGGTATGAGCGAGGAACGTATTGAACGATTAGGTGAGCCATTCTTTTCACAAAAAGAAAAAGGCACAGGCTTAGGATTGACAGTTAGTCATAAAATTGTTGAACAGCATGAAGGTACCATTTTTTACGATAGTACAGTGGGAGAAGGAACAACCGTTCACCTTGCGTTTCCGTTATTGAAAGAAGTCCCTTAG
- a CDS encoding diacylglycerol/lipid kinase family protein, producing MKQALIILNPSSGKEKARTYGEQASRLLEDIGYTVAVKETQKEFDATSFCIEACEKKIDLVVSLGGDGTLHETINGMIDQTYRPKLAVIPLGTVNDFARALHIPLQPEKAIDMLRSTTTRRADIGRINDQLFINVVAAGQLATSLSEVPSEDKSKLGFFAYVKEGIKTFAGDASCTMSVEYDEQTWEGRALLFIAALTNSVGGFEQLAPSAEIDDGYLHCFIIQDTNLLNTAAVGTSLLAGTLEHSKYVHAFKAKRVHVSAESELTTNVDGESGMSLPVTIELVPSYIDVLVPLNK from the coding sequence ATGAAACAAGCACTCATTATTTTAAATCCAAGTTCAGGTAAAGAAAAAGCACGCACGTATGGCGAACAAGCATCTCGCTTGCTAGAAGATATAGGCTATACAGTTGCAGTAAAAGAGACACAAAAAGAGTTTGACGCAACCTCTTTTTGTATAGAGGCGTGCGAGAAAAAAATCGACTTAGTTGTATCCCTTGGTGGAGATGGGACGCTACACGAGACGATAAACGGCATGATTGACCAAACATATCGACCCAAACTAGCCGTTATTCCACTTGGTACAGTAAATGATTTTGCTCGAGCACTTCATATTCCTTTACAACCAGAAAAAGCAATTGACATGTTACGTTCCACCACTACACGCAGAGCAGATATTGGTAGAATAAATGACCAACTATTTATCAATGTTGTAGCAGCTGGTCAATTAGCTACCTCACTATCAGAAGTTCCATCAGAAGATAAATCAAAACTCGGTTTTTTTGCATATGTAAAAGAAGGCATTAAAACGTTCGCAGGTGATGCTTCATGCACAATGAGTGTCGAATACGATGAGCAAACATGGGAAGGACGAGCATTACTCTTTATTGCAGCCTTAACGAATTCAGTTGGTGGCTTTGAACAGCTAGCACCTTCAGCAGAAATTGACGACGGTTATTTACATTGCTTCATCATACAAGATACGAATTTATTAAATACAGCTGCGGTTGGTACTTCCTTACTAGCCGGTACTTTAGAGCATAGTAAATACGTTCATGCCTTCAAAGCAAAGCGCGTTCACGTATCGGCAGAAAGTGAATTAACGACGAATGTTGATGGAGAGTCAGGAATGTCATTACCTGTCACGATTGAACTTGTCCCTAGTTATATAGATGTCCTTGTACCACTAAACAAGTAA
- a CDS encoding glycine betaine ABC transporter substrate-binding protein: MKKHYLVATAFATMVSLSACGSDNSNQGDSTGSIQIGYNLYAEAIAFSHVWEQLLEEQGYDVELASVEKAFLFSGVEQGDYDIGFNTWLPLTDKAYIDENNDKLDVQEDGVLYEGATLGLAVPTYMEDIQSIADLPDAYDELNGTIYGIDPGSALMGLTEDDVIPHYGLEDFSLAASSEQAMVAELQNAYQNEEPIVVTLWSPHWTLGEYDLKFLDDPDRIYGEPDDIYYLARNGLAEDHSDVITWLNNAKFTDETLGELLQLQAELDDDEETARQWIEQNRELVDSWLEK; this comes from the coding sequence ATGAAAAAGCATTACCTTGTCGCAACTGCATTCGCTACCATGGTTTCTTTAAGCGCATGTGGAAGCGATAACAGCAATCAAGGCGATTCAACTGGTTCTATTCAGATAGGCTATAATTTATACGCAGAGGCGATCGCATTTTCCCACGTTTGGGAGCAGCTTTTAGAAGAACAGGGCTATGATGTTGAACTAGCTTCTGTTGAAAAAGCATTTTTATTTTCAGGTGTAGAGCAAGGAGATTATGACATCGGCTTTAACACTTGGTTACCATTAACAGATAAAGCTTACATTGACGAGAATAATGATAAACTTGATGTTCAAGAAGATGGTGTGCTCTATGAAGGCGCCACATTAGGGCTTGCGGTGCCTACATATATGGAAGATATTCAGTCAATAGCTGATCTCCCAGATGCTTATGACGAGCTTAATGGGACCATTTATGGCATTGATCCAGGCTCAGCGTTAATGGGGTTAACAGAAGATGACGTAATTCCTCATTATGGACTAGAAGATTTCTCACTTGCAGCTTCGTCTGAACAAGCGATGGTTGCAGAACTTCAAAATGCTTATCAAAATGAAGAGCCTATTGTTGTTACATTATGGAGCCCACACTGGACTTTAGGAGAATATGACTTGAAATTTCTTGATGATCCAGACCGCATTTATGGTGAGCCAGACGATATTTATTATCTCGCTCGAAATGGATTAGCGGAAGATCATTCAGACGTTATCACGTGGCTTAATAATGCTAAATTCACAGATGAAACACTTGGAGAACTTCTTCAGTTACAAGCGGAATTAGATGATGACGAAGAAACAGCTAGACAGTGGATTGAACAAAATCGTGAACTTGTTGACAGTTGGTTAGAAAAGTAA
- a CDS encoding GNAT family N-acetyltransferase, with amino-acid sequence MYKKDPTIRPLKQGDKAFLLKWLTTEEVLAFYEGRDRQFTEALIQEKFYADTEEDRWIGEVGGVPIAYLQSYQLTVGDKRTYGYSVYQPVYGMDLFIGEVTYWNKGFGSAFIHLLIARIREKDAAAIVTVDPRVKNVRAIACYKKCGFSIVGKVEKREWHEGSYHDVYIMETKETNGIVT; translated from the coding sequence GTGTATAAAAAAGACCCAACAATTCGACCGTTAAAACAAGGGGATAAAGCTTTTTTATTAAAGTGGTTAACGACAGAAGAGGTTCTTGCATTTTATGAGGGAAGAGATCGGCAATTTACAGAAGCCCTGATACAAGAAAAATTTTATGCCGATACTGAAGAAGATCGCTGGATTGGTGAAGTGGGTGGTGTGCCGATAGCGTACTTACAATCTTATCAATTAACAGTTGGAGATAAGCGAACATACGGGTATTCAGTATATCAGCCGGTATACGGAATGGATTTGTTTATCGGCGAAGTGACGTATTGGAACAAAGGCTTTGGAAGTGCTTTTATTCACCTACTTATTGCACGTATACGAGAAAAAGATGCAGCTGCAATTGTGACGGTTGATCCACGAGTTAAAAACGTACGTGCTATTGCTTGTTACAAAAAATGTGGCTTTTCAATTGTGGGAAAAGTAGAGAAACGAGAATGGCATGAAGGAAGCTATCATGATGTTTACATAATGGAAACGAAAGAAACCAACGGAATCGTTACTTGA
- a CDS encoding YeeE/YedE family protein yields the protein MSTKAQQEETKPLNPPQRLLVIVGIVVSILLTVFLALTQHVVQPLLALIGIGLGFTLFHARFGFTSAFRRLASVGNGQSLRAHMLMLAVACLLFAPILAVGTTFFGTDANGYVSPVGVSLLVGAFIFGIGMQLGGGCASGTLYAVGGGRSVMFITLLFFIIGSTIGAAHFTFWMDDMPSAEPFSLATSTGLGYGGALLVSLLIFAGIAWITIRIEKKKNPPKMAAVPSAVGWKRVFRGSWPLFTAAIVLAVLNALTLLTRGTPWGVTSAFTLWGSKAADAIGFDVESWGYWQGSTEALHASIFADTTTVLNFGVILGAFLASAAGGLFTLSNITAKNAAASVIGGLLMGYGARLAFGCNVGAYFGGIASFSAHGYIWGVMAIGGTFLALKLRPLFGLSVPKPQDRFC from the coding sequence GTGTCTACGAAAGCGCAACAGGAAGAAACAAAACCATTGAATCCACCACAGCGTCTTTTAGTGATAGTTGGTATAGTTGTATCCATATTATTAACTGTCTTTTTAGCTCTTACACAACATGTTGTCCAACCCTTGTTAGCACTAATAGGAATTGGACTTGGATTTACATTATTTCATGCTAGGTTTGGCTTTACATCTGCTTTTCGAAGGTTAGCATCTGTAGGGAATGGCCAATCTTTACGAGCGCATATGCTTATGCTTGCAGTAGCCTGTTTATTGTTTGCACCAATCTTAGCAGTCGGTACCACGTTTTTTGGAACAGACGCGAACGGATACGTTTCCCCTGTAGGCGTCAGTTTACTTGTCGGTGCCTTTATTTTTGGTATTGGTATGCAACTTGGTGGAGGTTGTGCGTCAGGTACATTATATGCTGTTGGTGGCGGACGATCTGTTATGTTTATCACGCTACTTTTCTTTATCATTGGTTCTACAATCGGAGCAGCCCACTTTACGTTTTGGATGGACGATATGCCATCAGCCGAACCCTTTTCTTTAGCAACGTCAACTGGACTAGGCTACGGTGGCGCACTGTTAGTATCTTTACTTATTTTTGCAGGTATTGCGTGGATTACAATTCGTATTGAAAAGAAAAAAAATCCACCAAAAATGGCAGCCGTACCCTCTGCCGTTGGCTGGAAGCGCGTATTTAGAGGTTCTTGGCCTTTATTTACAGCGGCAATTGTACTTGCAGTGTTAAACGCCTTAACTCTATTGACACGCGGTACGCCATGGGGTGTAACATCAGCATTTACGTTATGGGGTTCAAAAGCCGCCGATGCAATTGGATTCGATGTTGAGAGCTGGGGCTATTGGCAAGGAAGTACAGAAGCCTTACATGCATCTATCTTCGCTGATACGACAACAGTTTTAAACTTTGGTGTTATATTAGGCGCCTTTCTCGCTTCTGCAGCAGGTGGGTTGTTTACACTATCAAACATTACTGCAAAAAATGCGGCTGCCTCTGTTATTGGTGGTTTGCTAATGGGTTACGGCGCACGTCTCGCGTTTGGTTGTAACGTGGGTGCTTATTTTGGGGGTATTGCATCCTTTAGTGCACATGGCTACATCTGGGGCGTAATGGCCATCGGTGGAACCTTTTTGGCACTCAAGCTACGACCTTTGTTCGGACTGTCGGTTCCTAAACCGCAAGATCGTTTTTGCTAG
- a CDS encoding PLDc N-terminal domain-containing protein yields the protein MNDVIEIVRMFIPLIVVQLLLMIVALIDLYRRNYVRGEKWVWVIIIIVINLLGPIAYFIFGRKKSNEY from the coding sequence ATGAATGATGTGATCGAGATCGTAAGGATGTTTATACCACTTATAGTTGTTCAACTACTACTGATGATTGTTGCCTTAATTGATCTGTACCGCCGTAATTATGTTCGAGGTGAGAAATGGGTATGGGTAATCATTATTATAGTCATTAACTTACTTGGCCCAATAGCATACTTTATCTTCGGAAGGAAGAAAAGTAATGAATATTAA
- a CDS encoding sigma-70 family RNA polymerase sigma factor: MEEPLEVLIQKAQKGEEEALAVLLTNHYDSVYRFLLKVTFDPDYAADLTQETMTKAIIAIKSYKIKKATFSTWLFQIATNAFIDKKRKRKHEDQYVRMQRLQWSMKEEPHAEWLDIQNVLLKLDSKKRVPLLLKHYYGYSYEEIGRICQIRTGTAKSRVNSAVDYIRKELRSDEGIRR; the protein is encoded by the coding sequence ATGGAAGAACCGCTTGAAGTATTGATTCAAAAAGCGCAGAAAGGCGAAGAAGAAGCATTAGCTGTGTTATTAACGAATCACTACGACAGTGTTTACCGTTTTTTATTAAAAGTCACTTTCGATCCTGACTATGCTGCAGATTTAACCCAGGAAACGATGACAAAGGCGATTATAGCAATAAAAAGTTACAAGATAAAAAAAGCAACATTTTCTACGTGGCTATTTCAGATTGCGACTAATGCCTTTATAGATAAAAAACGAAAGAGGAAGCATGAAGATCAGTATGTACGGATGCAACGGTTACAATGGTCGATGAAAGAAGAACCGCATGCTGAATGGCTTGATATTCAAAATGTTTTACTGAAGCTAGATAGCAAAAAGAGAGTTCCGCTCTTATTGAAGCATTATTATGGTTACAGCTACGAAGAGATTGGACGAATCTGTCAAATTCGGACTGGGACAGCAAAGTCGAGAGTGAATAGTGCGGTTGACTACATTCGAAAGGAGTTAAGGAGCGATGAAGGAATTCGACGATAA